One genomic window of Coffea eugenioides isolate CCC68of chromosome 1, Ceug_1.0, whole genome shotgun sequence includes the following:
- the LOC113763701 gene encoding ATP-dependent Clp protease proteolytic subunit 5, chloroplastic, producing the protein MAVRPPPDRALRQGIWSIRDDLQVPTSPYLSPYATQGAQGPPPMLPERFQSVISQLFQHRIIRCGGAVDDDMANIIVAQLLYLDAVDPTKDIVMYVNSPGGSVTAGMAVFDTMRHIRPDVSTVCVGLAASMGAFLLSAGTKGKRYSLPNSRIMIHQPLGGAQGGQTDIDIQANEMLHHKANLNGYLAYHTGQSLEKINQDTDRDFFMSAKEAKEYGLIDGVIMNPLKALQPLAATADQQ; encoded by the exons ATGGCAGTCCGGCCACCACCTGATCGGGCTTTACGCCAGGGTATTTGGTCTATCAG GGATGATTTGCAAGTCCCAACGTCGCCCTACTTATCCCCATATGCCACCCAAGGAGCACAGGGCCCCCCTCCCATGCTTCCGGAGCGTTTCCAGAGTGTCATCAGTCAGCTTTTCCAACAT AGGATAATACGCTGTGGCGGAGCTGTTGATGATGATATGGCTAACATTATTGTCGCTCAGCTTCTCTATCTTGATGCTGTTGATCCCACCAAG GATATTGTCATGTATGTCAATTCTCCAGGAGGATCAGTTACAGCTG GTATGGCGGTATTTGACACAATGAGGCATATTCGCCCAGATGTTTCCACTGTATGTGTGGGACTAGCGGCTAG CATGGGAGCTTTTCTGCTTAGCGCTGGCACTAAAG GAAAGCGATATAGCCTTCCAAACTCAAGGATAATGATCCATCAACCTCTTGGTGGAGCACAAGGTGGGCAGACCGACATAGACATTCAG GCAAATGAAATGTTGCATCACAAGGCCAATTTGAATGGGTACTTGGCATACCACACTGGTCAAAGCCTGGAGAAGATTAACCAAGATACAGACCGCGATTTTTTCATGAGCGCAAAAGAAGCCAAAGAATATGGGCTGATAGATGGTGTTATCATGAATCCTTTGAAAGCTCTCCAGCCTTTAGCCGCTACAGCTGATCAACAATAA
- the LOC113749940 gene encoding uncharacterized protein LOC113749940, with the protein MEDLGGSRFDGLGIAVRKKRSQTSRRPRPEPHLFCENHDPSSLSSIPISDDAGKVSSDDNAGDADSRGKIFNLNQCMSRGPSTSKDDVDNMYKKIKEDEGGSDALHTIGGVGDGTDYGQAVARGCLGLSGDGIGNENKLKKVKLKVGGVTRTIQAKSTPNGILNNGISAKPARSLDPRARQRLILQDGADHPPLDQKSGLPGVPSKDFPRGRLSLGKMVAKNGIEKPGEKPDPVRKSRRVPKKRVLDGAFDEDEDDDELRYLEKIRIPKVAGHRDFDAESTKKQRNLLRVSKGEKYEILDEVGNSSKDGKRSRSDRGSEDTDYEEEMLSDVEPEAKKRKQRKDSFDSPPESKREITLTTRQRALLSSKDTSTTFGASQIEFPNGLPPPPPRKQKEKLTEVEQQVKKAEAAQRRRMQNEKAARESEAEAIRKILGQDSSRKKREDKMKKRQEELAQEKAANAQMLASKTIRWSMGPAGTVITFPHEMGLPKIFDPKPSRYPPPREKCAGPSCTNAYKYRDSRTKLPLCSLQCYKAINTEIQAKTACQN; encoded by the exons ATGGAGGATCTTGGAGGTTCTCGATTTGATGGTCTTGGAATTGCAGTGAGAAAGAAGAGGAGCCAAACTTCACGCCGGCCTAGACCTGAACCACACCTATTCTGTGAAAACCATGACCCATCATCCTTGTCATCCATTCCCATTTCAGATGATGCAGGCAAGGTCTCCAGTGATGACAATGCTGGAGATGCCGATTCTAGAGGGAAAATTTTTAACCTTAATCAGTGCATGTCAAGAGGTCCTTCTACTTCCAAAGATGACGTCGATAATATGTATAAAAAGATAAAGGAGGATGAGGGGGGATCTGATGCACTACATACTATTGGAGGTGTTGGAGATGGCACTGACTATGGGCAGGCTGTTGCTCGTGGATGTCTAGGATTGAGTGGGGATGGTATAGGAAACGAGAACAAGCTGAAAAAGGTTAAACTGAAGGTTGGTGGAGTCACACGTACAATTCAAGCCAAATCCACGCCCAATGGCATCTTAAATAATGGAATTTCTGCAAAGCCTGCTCGATCTTTGGATCCGCGGGCACGACAGAGGCTGATTCTTCAG GACGGTGCAGACCATCCCCCCTTGGATCAGAAAAGTGGTTTACCAGGGGTCCCATCGAAGGATTTCCCAAGAGGCAGACTTAGTCTTGGGAAGATGGTCGCGAAGAATGGCATTGAAAAGCCAGGTGAGAAGCCAGATCCTGTTCGTAAGAGTAGGAGGGTCCCAAAGAAACGTGTTTTGGATGGGGCATTTGATGAagatgaggatgatgatgagCTCCGATATCTGGAGAAGATAAGAATTCCAAAGGTAGCAGGTCATAGGGATTTTGATGCGGAATCAACAAAGAAACAGAGAAACCTTTTGAGGGTTTCTAAAggtgaaaaatatgaaattctgGATGAGGTTGGAAACTCTAGCAAAGATGGCAAGAGGTCTAGATCTGACCGAGGTTCAGAGGATACAGATTATGAGGAGGAAATGCTGTCTGATGTTGAGCCTGAAGCAAAGAAGAGGAAGCAAAGAAAGGATTCATTTGATTCCCCACCAGAAAGCAAGAGGGAAATTACACTAACTACACGCCAGAGAGCCCTTTTGTCGAGCAAGGACACATCTACTACTTTTGGTGCAAGTCAAATCGAGTTCCCAAATGGTCTACCACCACCCCCACCTCGAA AGCAAAAAGAGAAACTGACAGAGGTAGAGCAGCAAGTGAAGAAAGCAGAGGCTGCTCAGAGACGAAGAATGCAAAATGAGAAGGCAGCTAGGGAATCAGAG GCTGAGGCAATCAGAAAAATACTTGGTCAAGATTCTAGTAGGAAGAAGCGAGAGGATAAAATGAAGAAGCGTCAAGAGGAGCTGGCTCAG GAAAAGGCTGCCAATGCTCAGATGCTCGCATCAAAGACCATTAGATGGTCGATGGGCCCTGCAGGGACTGTTATCACTTTCCCACATGAAATGGGTTTGCCTAAAATATTTGACCCAAAACCTAGCAG ATATCCACCACCACGTGAAAAATGTGCTGGCCCTTCTTGTACCAACGCGTACAAGTATCGGGATTCTAGGACAAAGCTGCCTCTTTGCAGTCTCCAGTGTTACAAGGCAATTAATACAGAGATACAGGCGAAAACAGCCTGCCAGAATTGA
- the LOC113773832 gene encoding uncharacterized protein LOC113773832, with the protein MWTYNPREDIEFEKEMLFTNVNAFRAVLKDYTIQKGFPLVRLKNENSRCTAKCGAEGCNWRIHTSPIANTTIFMVKTYTPEHTCVMDRKNSEATSDWIAKKLISVMRDHPEMTSKGVKAEMQKHEVLPSRMQIYRAKKKALEALEGSHSEAYEKLQKYAELLRINNPGSIMKIHYDRPNLLVEPKFLRLFISFKAQRDGFLAGCRPFIRFDGCHLKCAFGGIPLTAVALDGNNSLFPLAFAVVECENKEAWS; encoded by the coding sequence ATGTGGACTTACAATCCAAGAGAGGACATTGAGTTTGAAAAAGAGATGCTATTTACCAATGTGAATGCATTTAGAGCAGTGTTAAAAGACTATACTATTCAGAAAGGATTTCCATTGGTAaggttgaaaaatgaaaatagcAGGTGCACTGCCAAGTGTGGTGCTGAGGGTTGTAACTGGAGGATTCATACATCCCCAATTGCTAATACAACCATATTCATGGTAAAGACATATACACCTGAGCATACGTGTGTCATGGATAGGAAAAACTCAGAAGCAACATCAGATTGGAttgcaaaaaaattaatttctgttATGAGAGATCATCCAGAGATGACAAGCAAGGGAGTAAAGGCTGAAATGCAGAAGCATGAAGTCTTGCCAAGTAGAATGCAAATTTACAGGGCAAAAAAGAAAGCCTTGGAAGCACTAGAAGGCTCACACAGTGAGGCCTATGAAAAGTTACAAAAATATGCTGAACTTTTGAGGATTAATAACCCAGGAAGCATCATGAAAATTCACTATGATAGGCCAAATCTTCTGGTGGAGCCTAAATTTCTGAGATTGTTCATAAGTTTCAAGGCACAAAGAGATGGTTTCCTGGCAGGTTGCAGGCCATTTATTAGATTTGATGGCTGCCATTTGAAATGTGCATTTGGGGGCATTCCGTTGACTGCTGTTGCTCTTGATGGGAACAACAGTTTGTTTCCATTAGCTTTTGCTGTTGTTGAGTGTGAAAACAAGGAAGCTTGGAGTTGA
- the LOC113750209 gene encoding uncharacterized protein LOC113750209: protein MGGWNSETTFLEKAVLRPIKQQSVVKGCGGSWREPFRILTTLLLSLLLPLSFLLLARLSTARHISAAAAATSLPSTDCRDDDHLLCFLFLFHYFVNTSTIVCALVCLITVAAFVHCLTAGPPASLNVTSSNRRCQSLVSVEPDAFRRLRLYAAWIILCTLQICVGLGIEGSISTDAGCSLMMRNFHSSPTPGWQERISSLLSRVIFIVGLHETTHFWSKSVVKPVVDDTVMGCVVKEERWMERVGMAMSFGGLWWWKLRDEVDALAAAVWELIMKKELQPTLLVVQEQGAGGLGVADLVGWWLYYLTVAIGSIRLIKGGIWLGMILLFKFRRGYLRRRRRDSVSDTPTDHDYQV, encoded by the coding sequence ATGGGAGGTTGGAATTCGGAGACGACGTTTTTGGAAAAAGCTGTATTAAGGCCAATAAAGCAGCAAAGCGTCGTCAAGGGCTGCGGCGGCAGCTGGAGGGAGCCTTTTCGAATTCTCACAACCCTCCTGCTAAGCCTCCTCCTCCCGCTGTCGTTCCTCCTCCTGGCAAGGCTTTCTACGGCTCGTCATAtttctgctgctgctgctgctacaTCACTGCCCTCAACTGATTGTCGTGATGATGATCATCTCCTCTGCTTTCTCTTCCTCTTCCACTACTTTGTTAATACTTCGACCATTGTCTGCGCATTGGTCTGTCTCATCACCGTGGCTGCGTTCGTCCACTGCTTGACAGCTGGTCCGCCGGCGTCCTTAAATGTCACGAGTAGTAACAGGCGCTGCCAGTCCCTTGTTTCTGTTGAGCCTGATGCCTTTCGCCGCCTCCGCTTATACGCTGCATGGATTATTCTTTGCACGTTACAGATATGCGTGGGGTTGGGCATCGAAGGGAGCATATCCACAGATGCCGGCTGCAGTTTGATGATGAGGAACTTCCATAGTAGTCCGACTCCAGGGTGGCAGGAGAGAATTAGCAGCTTGTTAAGCAGAGTGATATTCATCGTGGGGTTGCATGAGACGACGCATTTTTGGTCAAAGAGCGTAGTGAAGCCGGTGGTGGACGATACTGTTATGGGTTGCGTCGTGAAGGAGGAGAGATGGATGGAGAGGGTGGGGATGGCGATGAGCTTTGGTGGGTTGTGGTGGTGGAAATTGAGGGATGAGGTTGATGCGCTGGCGGCGGCGGTGTGGGAGCTGATCATGAAGAAGGAGCTTCAGCCCACGTTGCTGGTGGTGCAGGAGCAGGGGGCTGGCGGACTTGGGGTGGCTGACTTGGTTGGTTGGTGGTTGTATTATTTAACTGTCGCCATCGGAAGCATCAGACTAATAAAGGGTGGCATTTGGCTTGGAATGATTCTGCTCTTCAAATTCAGAAGGGGATATCTTCGTCGTCGTCGTCGGGATTCTGTCTCGGACACACCAACTGATCATGACTACCAAGTCTAA